One genomic segment of Paraburkholderia aromaticivorans includes these proteins:
- a CDS encoding MarR family winged helix-turn-helix transcriptional regulator, producing MSNLDTLRRTVSSTLVVAARKWRRTSHGVLAAFNVSEACATPLLTASRLGSAVRQVTLADHIGIEGPSLVRLLDQLCAAGLMRRDEDPEDRRAKTVVLTEEGRAVTAKMEEELVTLRAQALKGVSRSDLEATLRVLAAFTGEVAEPADQTTETGGEPGREKRDHPNRRAAHQELSGDQVRQAAKAKKSNKGEADTAAPHEAGDPA from the coding sequence ATGTCGAATCTCGATACCTTGCGCCGCACAGTCAGCAGCACGCTGGTCGTCGCTGCCAGAAAATGGCGGCGCACGAGCCACGGCGTGCTGGCGGCCTTCAACGTCTCGGAAGCATGCGCCACGCCGCTGCTGACCGCCAGCCGGCTCGGCTCGGCGGTGCGCCAGGTCACGCTCGCCGATCACATTGGCATCGAAGGACCGTCGCTCGTGCGGCTGCTCGACCAACTGTGCGCCGCGGGTCTGATGCGCCGCGACGAGGACCCCGAAGACCGGCGCGCGAAAACCGTGGTGCTCACCGAAGAAGGCCGCGCCGTCACCGCAAAAATGGAAGAGGAGCTGGTCACGCTGCGCGCGCAGGCATTGAAAGGCGTTTCGCGCAGCGATCTCGAAGCGACCCTGCGGGTGCTGGCCGCTTTCACAGGAGAGGTCGCCGAACCTGCCGACCAGACCACCGAAACCGGTGGCGAACCCGGCCGCGAAAAACGCGATCACCCCAATCGACGCGCCGCGCACCAGGAGCTGTCCGGCGACCAGGTTCGCCAGGCAGCCAAAGCGAAGAAGTCGAACAAAGGCGAAGCGGACACCGCCGCGCCGCACGAGGCCGGCGATCCGGCATAA